In Scatophagus argus isolate fScaArg1 chromosome 14, fScaArg1.pri, whole genome shotgun sequence, the following proteins share a genomic window:
- the LOC124070357 gene encoding cilia- and flagella-associated protein 54-like isoform X1, translating into MIWSVSLCVSLCQGVEGQSFRRAEVELALFVSFNSLQSSQRSRAREDNMIEAGKHKCSLSMSDEFIGLVDTLHKSICSSVPDLQPDVDLVLDVVLFLWGKIKVAMQWDQLQTLEFTHYLEKVDNCSKWLWCLYMLCEVAFACDLATVDCIMTAEMVHTLAMLLEGAAEHCHQTQYPADSDDVKPISFSLLESSCTELLQKLCEVVERALEALAKGVATLLPQDCSAVTDTAFMQKFNPPPLPTPSVSSLTSLGEENEEDELSKKAKEEVHTKAESDIKGSQHTQSTRVYLLAIDLYVELDIIHHRASLKLLQLNEVTESELLDRIKKNKVSKALFLMQKALLGFNSTEPNNSNNQTKSLLEEASTLIQRAGVEERKLHFSMCKTPAESKDKGMGEEEENPPPAPILLSRTAHSFTFAPAPYNLEGQVCWYQLCGRAAEHINWKVRLGDCSLPGTGNMVPAVSDECVLRVEGLEPNQKYVFALAAYNSQGKLLGNTIGGTTFPLLASMPVPLLSTWAHLAQVAFQTKQYAIAKKACKELRSHYTYPGPMSHSTQERLANIGLRVQTLQHSSPLLCQLFLTSIFIETEINIQQGSLYCDSFSDSGPFIWEQEARLAECERMLMGMDLAMWLNDGCAAVQAVVKCYGLLAPVIFHQITCDPVVQVLKKCLIVLEENSCLLKQKWTGNTSESLMHMIACISYYLSKALRVLREHQMAPVVMDRGRRLLQEVYDAQLEISRLSSQASKADHTAVKGEMKSLQLQALHLKTRKRITSETVPTPDNEISQPLTACEDPTILYDLISNSILKDAYQQVMKLRHKAYFAEFAALLLQRTMEDGHPDLVLKWGQSIFEFLTRRDGGVGLSTKRLEGNSQTLKGNEPPQQNKNYDTRKKLKHSMPQRVRTNREMQAVENLLTTMTFVVQRRKKLLQLRNMCCEERIWKSHLNYSMAQAHLALLYQCLDQLLGGALQHRYSQLNPLCFSLAFSGFLLWRSSQQQQSSKYAVTSETESSHSHLRDYQAAHKDRNKKEVVRVDDSVTEESCEEGEDPSQSVEEQNEVHRRTSVLLLESLNKAALHLRRAMVLAHRGSHWTILQYVCQTVWDHSCRIAVLIQSTAQLEPPCPITADQLHSTFTSLLVLATDLIMDMLNKLGVWSLYESDFTEEELESSLHFSARLDDNTHVDLHWVRTLMFHTLEYLHDSGRWESLAHFALVFNSYTRERYALIITPLLVHAQRRLLERISSFGGPAVPQPHHVKTQKATGNKVTYRSYAGSQLLSGWTPQSAQLLPTCKKAALGNSTPRERVDLKGAEIQHSMSLVCVPLDVEDTLSCYRQALERRPHCLQLFQHSRSLLLLLLAYTQPCFVAQFQRCQSRSLNRSASLVDFSPIIRLTPNIHPCDMTEEDYSTPSALYNLPISPDHKQTVIAAYSTSIKYLHANGYDSLRVLALHEMGNLQFYNGNTRGAHSYWSKAVDCALQCSGTVEKWDGMSFGGGSLQQTLKQAGIWGCLHAAGLTAKIAQYILTSDISQRTKCCLLSAHLFKCVLCCSLAHPQADLEYADHNIGEELLPGVNLFSEPHRVHLGTTVTSLNFICHWLFSTGYYITLLPILTLYLHFVGNVCRDVQRTVEGKILKIRALTEMCLFTEAVKESVQLTQGTGVLLPYGHYIAKDSLKPVKIFFSNKSLLDNAEAVEELVNCDFAPEVRMLYGSTLCLRFNLARIQLVLALSNTVDSPPAPDSVEGEMEAGITSYSVNLKHHEQNKLDTEGSCLEEPKVLTLDAEKEKLTPERLKFLLLEGASSLLHSTSQQLTNQSCEEIENLELTIEFNLLKAKMYLQQGNVALSSEMAVSSLVLLQTSPLIMRQSIPDSQKHASDSMLPNARTGFQQSTKSCNLSDFLYADCSRAVEASERIGISLWMRCCLTLVHSLAAHIPGSVPLFPGKNIVEEAARLLQEGLDECALRGDLDIQALLMVERAELEAQRGKTDDSIAMLQEAVSLLSGWTCMPPRSSLTLARATLLLSDLRGVQNINLLKLTQKLLEKQLHVFGQRVVLDDGKISFSPPGPSNIYLPYLNILHQVTLRTGHILDHSVVEMPASVQASQSPS; encoded by the exons ATGATCTGGAGcgtctctctttgtgtctctctgtgtcagggTGTGGAAGGTCAATCATTCAGGAGGGCAGAGGTGGAGCTTgctttgtttgtcagttttaaCAGCCTGCAGTCTTCACAGAGGAGCCGTGCTAGAGAAGACAACATGATTGAAG CAGGCAAACATAAGTGTTCACTCTCAATGAGTGATGAGTTCATCGGCCTGGTAGACACCTTACACAAGTCCATTTGCAGCTCTGTTCCT gatCTGCAACCAGACGTGGACCTGGTTTTGGATGTTGTGCTATTTCTATGGGGTAAAATAAAGGTGGCCATGCAGTGGGATCAGCTGCAAACTCTGGAGTTTACACATTACCTTGAGAAGGTAGATAATTGCAGCAAG TGGCTGTGGTGTCTGTATATGCTGTGTGAGGTGGCCTTTGCTTGTGACCTTGCAACTGTTGACTGCATAATGACAGCAGAGATGGTCCACACGTTGGCCATGCTGCTAGAGGGTGCAGCTGAACACTGTCATCAGACACAATATCCAG CAGACAGTGATGATGTGAAGccaatctctttctctcttctcgAG AGTTCATGtacagagctgctgcagaagTTGTGTGAGGTGGTGGAGCGGGCTCTTGAAGCTCTGGCGAAGGGTGTAGCCACACTGCTGCCCCAAGATTGCTCAGCAGTCACTGACACTGCCTTCATGCAG AAATTTAATCCTCCCCCTCTCCCAACACCCTCTGTATCTTCTCTGACATCACTGggagaggaaaatgaagaagatgaaTTGAGTAAGAAGGCAAAAGAAGAAGTGCACACTAAGGCAGAATCAGACATCAAAGGCTCTCAACACACTCAGTCCACACGTGTATACCTGCTTGCAATAGACCTTTATGTTGAACTCGACATCATCCACCACAGGGCTTCCCTCAAGTTACTGCAGCTAAATGAAG TCACAGAGTCTGAGCTCTTGGATCGAATAAAGAAGAACAAGGTGTCCAAAGCTCTTTTCCTGATGCAGAAAGCCTTGCTGGGGTTCAACAGCACGGAGCCAAATAACAGCAACAATCAAACCAAAAGTCTTCTGGAG GAGGCATCCACTCTGAtacagagagcaggagtggaggagagaaaactgCATTTCTCCATGTGTAAGACTCCTGCTGAAAGTAAAGACAAAGGGatgggggaggaagaagaaaacccTCCACCCGCACCTATCTTACTCTCACGCACTGCACACTCATTTACCTTTGCCCCAGCACCTTATAACTTGGAGGGACAG GTGTGTTGGTACCAACTCTGCGGCCGTGCAGCTGAGCACATTAACTGGAAAGTTCGCCTTGGAGACTGCAGCCTGCCAGGAACTGGAAATATG GTACCAGCAGTAtctgatgagtgtgtgttgagggtgGAAGGGCTGGAACCCAATCAAAAGTATGTGTTCGCACTAGCAGCCTACAACAGCCAGGGAAAGCTATTGGGCAACACCATTGGAGGGACAACATTCCCACTGCTGGCATCAATGCCTGTACCCCTGCTCTCCACGTGGGCTCACTTGGCACAG gTGGCATTTCAAACAAAGCAGTATGCCATAGCAAAGAAAGCCTGCAAAGAACTGCGGAGCCACTATACCTACCCTGGCCCTATGTCTCACAGTACACAGGAGAGACTTGCTAACATAGG GCTACGTGTCCAGACCCTGCAGCACTCCTCACCTCTCCTGTGTCAGTTGTTCCTCACTTCCATCTTCATTGAGACAGAAATTAACATTCAGCAGGGATCACTCTATTGTGACTCATTCAGTGACAGTGGGCCGTTTATCTGGGAACAG gaagCTAGACTGGCAGAGTGTGAGCGTATGCTGATGGGCATGGACCTGGCGATGTGGTTAAATGATGGTTGTGCTGCAGTGCAAGCTGTAGTGAAATGTTACGGTCTCTTGGCACCTGTGATTTTCCATCAGATCACTTGTGACCCTGTGGTACAG GTGCTGAAAAAGTGCTTGATAGTGTTGGAGGAGAATTCATGTCTACTGAAGCAAAAATGGACTGGAAACACCTCAGAGTCGTTAATGCACATGATAGCCTGCATCAGCTACTACCTGTCAAAG GCATTACGCGTGCTCAGGGAGCATCAGATGGCTCCTGTGGTGATGGACCGTGGTCGCAGGCTGCTTCAAGAGGTCTATGATGCCCAGCTGGAGATAAGCAGACTTTCCAGTCAGGCT TCTAAGGCAGATCACACTGCAGTCAAGggtgaaatgaaaagtcttCAGCTGCAGGCACTGCATTTAAAGACCAGGAAAAGAATCACATCTGAAACGGTTCCCACACCAGACAATG AAATTTCACAGCCACTTACTGCCTGCGAAGATCCAACCATTTTGTATGATCTGATCTCCAACAGCATATTAAAGGATGCCTATCAACAAG TGATGAAGCTCAGACACAAGGCATATTTTGCTGAATTTGCGGCACTGCTTCTCCAGAGAACCATGGAAGACGGCCACCCAGACCTGGTGTTAAAGTGGGGGCAAAGCATATTTGAATTTCTTACCAG GCGTGATGGGGGGGTGGGACTGTCCACAAAACGTTTGGAGGGAAACAGTCAGACTCTGAAAGGAAATGAACCACCACAG caGAACAAGAACTATGatacaagaaaaaaactaaagcaCAGCATGCCTCAGAGAGTGAGAACTAACAG aGAGATGCAAGCTGTGGAGAACCTGCTAACCACAATGACGTTTGTGGTACAACGGCGAAAGAAGCTGCTTCAGCTGAGAAACATGTGCTGTGAGGAGAGAATATGGAAGTCTCACCTCAACTACAGCATGGCTCAAGCCCATTTAGCACTGCTTTACCAGTGCTTGGACCAGCTGCTTGGAGGAGCCCTGCAGCACAG ATACAGCCAGTTAAATCCCTTATGTTTCTCTCTGGCCTTCTCTGGCTTCCTGTTGTGGAGGAGCtcacagcaacagcagtcaTCTAAATATGCAGTCACCTCAGAGACAGAATCCTCTCATTCCCATCTAAGGGATTATCAggctgcacacaaagacaggaacaaAAAGGAGG TGGTCAGAGTTGATGACTCTGTTACAGAGGAGAGCtgtgaggagggagaggacCCTTCTCAAAGTGTGGAAGAGCAGAATGAGGTGCACAGACGCACTTCTGTCTTATTGCTGGAGTCACTTAACAAAGCTGCTTTACATCTCCGAAGGGCCATG gTGTTGGCCCATCGTGGCAGCCACTGGACCATTCTGCAGTAtgtgtgtcagactgtgtgGGACCACAGCTGCAGAATCGCTGTCCTTATCCAGAGTACTGCTCAACTTGAACCTCCCTGTCCCATCACAGCAGACCAGCTGCACAGCACCTTCACCTCACTACTGGTGCTGGCTACTGACCTAATCATGGACATGCTGAACAAACTAGGG GTGTGGAGCCTGTATGAAAGTGACTTTACTGAGGAGGAGCTAGAGTCCAGTCTCCACTTTTCAGCCCGACTGGATGACAACACCCATGTGGACCTGCACTGGGTCCGCACCTTGATGTTTCACACTCTGGAGTACCTCCATGACAGTGGCAGATGGGAAAGCTTGGCCCACTTTGCCTTAGTTTTCAACTCATACACACG GGAACGTTATGCCTTGATCATAACTCCTCTACTAGTCCATGCGCAGAGGAGGTTGCTTGAAAGGATAAGTTCTTTTGGAGGACCTGCAGTTCCACAACCACACCATGTCAAGACGCAGAAGGCCACTGGCAACAAG GTGACTTACAGGAGCTATGCAGGCTCCCAGCTGCTCAGTGGGTGGACCCCTCAATCTGCACAGCTGCTGCCCACTTGTAAAAAAGCAGCACTAGGAAACTCCACTCCTAGAGAGAGAGTTGATCTTAAAG GTGCAGAGATACAACACTCCATGTCTCTTGTGTGCGTTCCTCTGGATGTGGAAGACACACTGAGCTGTTACCGTCAAGCTCTTGAGAGAAGACCACATTGTCTACAGCTCTTCCAGCATAGCCGttcattactgctgctgcttctggcATACACACAGCCCT GCTTTGTGGCACAGTTTCAGCGCTGTCAGAGCAGAAGTCTCAACCGTTCTGCAAGCCTGGTTGATTTCAGTCCCATTATTAGGCTGACTCCAAACATCCATCCTTGTGACATGACAGAGGAGGACTACAGTACCCCAAGTGCTCTCTACAACCTCCCCATCAGCCCTGACCATAAGCAGACCGTCATTGCTGCATATTCCACCTCTATTA AATATCTCCACGCCAATGGTTATGACTCCCTCAGAGTTCTGGCGCTGCATGAAATGGGAAACCTGCAGTTTTACAATGGAAACACACG ggGAGCACATTCATACTGGAGTAAAGCTGTAGATTGTGCCTTACAATGCTCAGGGACGGTAGAGAAATGGGATGGTATGTCCTTTGGGGGTGGCTCACTGCAACAGACCCTGAAACAAGCTGGCATTTGGGGATGTCTGCATGCTGCTGGGCTCACTGCTAAGATTGCACA GTATATCTTAACTTCTGATATCAGCCAACGGACCAAGTGCTGTCTCCTGTCTGCTCACCTCTTTAAG tgtgtgctgtgttgctCCCTGGCTCATCCCCAGGCCGACCTGGAGTATGCTGATCACAACATCGGAGAAGAACTGCTCCCTGGGGTTAACCTTTTCTCTGAGCCGCACAGGGTTCACCTCGGCACAACTGTAACCAGCCTTAATTTCATCTGCCATTGGCTTTTTTCCACAGGCTACTACATCACG CTACTGCCCATACTAACCCTTTACCTACATTTTGTGGGGAATGTGTGCAGAGATGTGCAGCGCACTGTTGAGGGCAAAATACTTAAG ATACGTGCCCTTACTGAAATGTGTCTGTTCACTGAAGCTGTAAAGGAATCAGTTCAGCTCACCCAAGGAACAGGGGTCCTTTTGCCTTATGGACACTACATTGCCAAAGACAGCCTAAaa CCTGTGAAGATATTCTTCAGCAACAAGTCTCTCCTGGACAATGCTGAG GCTGTGGAAGAACTTGTGAACTGTGACTTTGCTCCAGAGGTTCGCATGCTGTATGGATCCACGTTGTGCCTCCGATTCAACCTTGCTCGTATTCAACTAGTCTTGGCACTCAGTAACACCGTGGACAGCCCTCCTGCACCAG ATTCTGTTGAAGGTGAGATGGAAGCTGGCATAACAAGTTATTCGGTGAACTTAAAACatcatgaacaaaacaaactggacACTGAGGGCTCCTGTCTAGAAGAGCCAAAAGTGCTGACTCTTGatgcagagaaggagaagcttACTCCAGAAAGGTTGAAG TTTCTTTTGCTAGAAGGAGCTTCCTCCTTGTTGCACTCCACTTCACAGCAACTCACAAATCAGTCGTGTGAGGAAATAGAGAACCTGGAACTGACAATAGAGTTCAATCTACTGAAGGCCAAAATGTACTTGCAGCAAGGAAATGTTGCACTTAG TTCTGAGATGGCAGTTTCTTCCTTGGTGCTACTGCAGACATCTCCTTTAATCATGAGACAATCCATACCCGACTCTCAGAAACATGCATCTGATTCCATGCTCCCAAATGCCAGGACTGGATTTCAACAG AGTACTAAAAGTTGCAACCTGTCAGACTTCCTGTATGCAGACTGCTCCAGAGCAGTTGAGGCCAGTGAACGAATTGGAATTTCTTTGTGGATGCGTTGCTGCCTGACTCTGGTCCATAGTCTGGCTGCTCACATCCCTGGATCTGTTCCCCTTTTCCCAG GTAAGAACATTGTAGAAGAGGCAGCTCGGTTGTTACAAGAAGGTCTTGATGAATGTGCTCTGCGGGGAGACCTCGACATTCAAGCCCTGTTAATGGTTGAAAGAGCAGAATTAGAAGCACAAAGAGGCAAAACTGATGACAGCATTGCAATGCTACAG GAAGCTGTGAGTCTGCTGTCAGGATGGACATGCATGCCACCACGGTCTAGTCTGACTCTGGCTCGGGCCACTTTGTTACTCAGTGACCTGCGAGGAGTGCAAAACATTAATCTTCTAAAACTGACACAAAAGCTCCTTGAAAAgcag CTGCATGTCTTTGGTCAGAGAGTGGTACTGGATGATGGAAAAATAAGTTTCTCTCCTCCAGGACCCAGCAATATTTACCTCCCTTACCTCAACATACTCCACCAGGTCACTTTACGAactg GTCACATCCTGGATCACAGTGTCGTGGAAATGCCAGCCTCAGTCCAGGCATCACAGTCCCCTTCCTGA